TCGCCGGCGCCGGGCCGTTACATTTGCCCACAGCCAGGTTTGACGGCCATGCCGCGGACCCGTACGGTAAGTGCATGGCCTGGACGGAATCACTTGAACCGACAGGCCCTAGCTGATCAGTGTCCCACTCAACCGCGACAGCCCGGTTTACAGGCCGCAAACCGGATGCCGCTAGCAAATGGAGAGGTCACCATGAACAACGACATCATCGCTGGCAAATGGAAGCAACTGACGGGCAAGGCCAAGGCCGCCTGGGGTGAGCTCACCGATGACGAGCTGACCCGCACCGAAGGCAACGCCGAACGTCTGGCGGGCCTGATTCAGGAGCGTTACGGCAAGACCAAGGAGCAGGCCGAAAAAGAAGTCCGTGACTTCTTCGACCGCAATCCTTGATCCGATAAACCACCAGGAGAAGCTGACATGTTGCATTACGCCGTAGTTTTCTTCGTCATCGCCATCATCGCGGCTGTCCTGGGCTTCGGCGGCATCGCCGCCGGCGCTGCCGGTATCGCCAAGATCCTGTTCTTCGTCTTTCTGGTACTGGCGCTGCTGTCCATCCTCGGCGGCGCATTCCGCAAGAAATAGAACTCGCACCCAAGACACTACCCCATCCTCGCGTCCCGACGCGCTGAACCACTAACAAGGAGCATGACTATGGAATTCCGCAAGCTGATCGCCGCCGCTGCACTGGGCACGGGCGCCGTCTTCACTTCCATGGCTTTTGCCGCCGACGACGGCAAGCCGAAACAGTCCGTGGGTGAGTACGCGTCCGACGCCACCGTGACCACCAAGGTCAAGGCCGCCATCGTGGCCGACAAGCAGCTGAGCGCGCTGGACATCGCCGTGGAGACCAATGCGGGCGTCACCAAGCTGACGGGTACCGTCGGCACCGCAGCCGAAGCCGATCATGCCGCCACCGTGGCGCGCGGCGTCGAAGGCGTCAAGCAGGTCATGAACAACATCAAGGTCGACCCGGCCAAGAACAAGAAGTAACCCCAACCGGGCTGTTGCGGCCCGTTCTTGAAATACAAGGCGGCGCCTGTGTCCGACACAGGCGCCGCCTTGTTTTGCGCCGCTACCCGCGGCGCTCCGGATCAGATGTTCACCACGCCCCGGCCTATCTCCAGCGCCCGTCCGCCCACCTGGATCCGGCCGTCGGCCTGGACGTCCAGCAACAGCCGGCAGGGCCTGCCCATCTGGTCGCCCTGCTCCACCAGGATGCTGGCGGGCAAGGGACGCTTTTGATGCAGCAGCCAGCCGCCCAGATTGGCGCAGGCGGAACCCGTGCCGGCGTCTTCGTTCACGCCGCCGCCCGCCTTGGCGTAGAAATAGCGCGCCACCACCACCTGGCGGCCATCCTGCTGCCGCTCGTCGTCGAAAGCGTAGGCATACATGACCTTGCGGCCCAGGCTGTTGGCCTGCCAGCGGTCCAGCCGCGAGGCATCGGGCGCAACACGGCGCACCGCGTCGACGCTGGCCAGCGGCACCAGCAGCTGATCGGCGCCGGTGTCCAGCCAGATCGGATCGTCCAGCAGATCGCTTGCATCCAGGCCCAGCAGACTGGCAATTTCGCCTCGTTCCAGCGCGGGCGCGGCGGTGCGCACGCCATCCGGGCACGGCGCGGTAAAGGTCCAGGCATCGCCGCGCGCCGTCACCGGCACCACGCCGGCAGCGAACTCCAGCGTCAACGCATCGCCCGTCTGCCGCAAGTCACGCACGACCTGCGAGGTGCCTATGGTGGGGTGGCCCGCGAACTTCATCTCGAAGCCCGGCGTAAAGATGCGCACGCGCGCTGCCGCCTTGTCGGACGGCAGGATGAAAGTCGTTTCGGACAGATTGAATTGCGCCGCCAGATTCAGCATGGTGGCGTCGTCCATGCCGCGCGCGTCTTCGAACACGCAGAGCTGGTTGCCGCTGAAGGTGGAGGAAGCGAAAACGTTGAGCAGGCGGAAAGCGTAGGAGGCCATGGCGGTAGCGATAGTTGAAAACGTATGCGCCGGCTCAGGCCGGCGCGTTTCCCACTTTATCGCAAGCCTCGGACCCGGGCTACCAGACCGCGAAGAACAATACCCAGGCCAGGCAGAACGGCGCCAGGCCGGCCGCCAGCACCAGCCAGGCCAGCCCCTTGCGCCAGCCGCTGGCTTGGCGCGGCTTGAGCAGGCGCGCAAACAGGCGCAGCGTCCACAGCACCGCCAGGCTCAGCAGCGTGAAGCGCACGGGCGCGGCCCAGGCGGCCTGCATCCCTTCGTGCTTGAGCAGGTTGACGGTAGTGGCCGACAGGCCCAGGAACACGCCAATGCCGGCGGAAGGAATCAAGGCCTGCGCCAGCTTATGCAGGCCAGGACGACCCCAGCGCGTCGCGGGTTCGCCTTCCACCGGCGCGGCGGGCGCCAGGCGGTCGGCGATCCACAACGACAGGAAGGAAGCGCCGCCGACACAGATCGTGGCGCCGACGACGAACATCAGGATGCCGGCGCCATCCAGCCACGAGAAGCTGTCGTTCACTTCCGGGTAATGCGTCAGGATGAACCAGGGCGCGTTGTCCAGCAGCGGCCACATGATGTCGTGTTCGACCAGCCAGGTCGCGGCCCACTGCTTGGCGGTCACGTACCAGGGGCTGGCGCTCCAGAGGAAGGCGCCGATCGCGATGCCCATCAGGCCGAAGCACAGCAGCGCGGTCTGCCACGGATCGCCATGGGTGACATGCACGATTTCTTCTTCAGGCGAACGCGGCGTCAACTCGATCGCGCCGCGATAGCCGCTGCAGCGTCCGCAGACATGGCAGTCGCCCGCGCCCTTCATGTGGCGCAGCGGTACCAGCGGCGCACAGTTGATGGGCTCGATGCGGATGACCGGATGGCGCCACTTCTCTTCGTCGACCTTGAAATGCCAGGGAGCCAGCTTGGCCAGCAGGTTGAAGACGCCGTTGACCGGGCACAGATACTTGCACCACACGCGCTTGCTGCGGCCGTAGCGCCAGCCGACGATCATGGCCGCGACCGTGGACCCGCCCAGCACCGCCAGTACCGCGAGCGGATACTGATAGACGCTGACCAGTTGGCCGTAAACGGTGGTCAGCGCGAACGCGACGAAAGGCCAGCCGCCCCAGCGCATCCATTTCGGGATGGCGTGGCCCTGGCCGCGTTCGCTGGCCCATTCGGTCAGCATGCCCTCGGGGCATAGCCAGCCGCACCAGGCCCGGCCCAGAATGGGCATGGAGATGAGCACGAACGGCCACCACACGCCCCAGAACGCGAACTGCGCGACGATGGTCAGATTGTTGAACACCGAGGCCGCATTGTCCGGCAAAGGCAGGATCGCGGGCACGATCAAAAGGAACGCGTATATCGCAACAATGCCCCACTGCAGCTTGCGCAACAGCGGGGCATGGTCACGGAGGAAGTCGGCGATACGGGAGGTCGCCCTCCCGAGTGCAGCTGCCATGGTCAAACCTTCAAATATTCAGTCCGGCAACAGTCGGGTTCAGGAAGCGCTGCGGGCGGCGGCGGCAGCGCCTGCCGGCTTGCCCCCCACCCAGCGCAGCAGCGCCCACACAATGATCCAGTAGGCCGCCCACAACAGCACCGAGCTCAGCGCAGGCAGCGCGCGGTAGCCGGCAAAGTCGGCCAGGATCTTGCCCACGCCGGTGCTGTCGCTCAGGAGCCAGGAGCTGTCCCAGACCGGATCCACGATGGTCGGGAGTACGTCCAGCGAAATCAGGTGATCCAGGCCGCCCACCAGCAGCGAACCGGCCAGCAGCAGCAACAGGATTTCGGTCACGCGGAAGAAGCGGCGCCAGGTGATGAGCTTGCCGCCCAGCTGCAGCAGCCAGAACGTCAGCAGCGCCACCGCGAAACCAGCCACGCCGGCCAGCGCCAGCATCAGCATGTCGCTGCCGCCCTCGCCCGCCGACACGGTGCCGTACAGGAACACCACGGTTTCGCTGCCTTCGCGCGCCACGGCAATGGCCACCAGCACGAACAGGCCCCACCAGTTGTCGTTGGCGACGGAAGCGCGCGCCCCGCCTTCGAGTTCGCCCTTTAGCGTGCGGCCGTGCTTCTTCATCCACACGACCATCTGCACCACCAGTGCGCATGCGGCCAGCGACATGATGGCCTGGAACCATTCCTGGCCTTCGTCGCTGAGCCAGGTGGACACGCCCAGCAGCACCAGCGCCAGGGCCACGGCCAGCGCCAAGCCTGCCGCGACGCCACCCCACAGGTAGTTCAGGCCGCGCTTGCCCTCGGGCGTGGAGCGCAGCCAGGTGTAGAGAATGCCCACCACCAGCATGGCTTCGACGCTTTCACGCCAGACGATAAAGAGGACCTGTTCCATATATTGCTACCGCTTATTCCTTGGGCTTGACGACCAAGGTGCCTTTCACGCTCTGGTGAAAATCGTCGAAAAAGGGATATTCGCCGGGGCGGGAAATAGTGATCACCACGAAAGACTTCACGCCCGGCCCCAGGACTTTTTCCTTGCGCAGCGGAATGCTTTCGAATTCCACCGGCTCGTTGCTCTCGTTGATGAGCTCGATCTTGAACCGGCCCGCCGGCACTTCCAGCGTGGCCGGTTCGAACGTCCCGTTCGGCTTGAAGGTCAGCGTGAACGTGGGCAGTTCGTCAGCCTGCGCGGATGCCGCCCCGGCCAGGCCCGCCAGGCCGATCAGCAATGCGGCGGCAACGCGTAGCAGGCTGCGCACGATCAGTAGCCGCCCTTCTTGCCGGTGCCGGCGTAGACGAATTCATATTCCAGATCGAAGGGCTCGAACCACGGGCCCACGCCGGTTTCCTTGTCGATGTGGCGGCCGAAGTGGCTCATCTTGTCCTCGGTCGGCGGCAGGATGGTGTACTTCAGCTTGTACTTGCCCGGTCCTTCCAGCTTGATGTTCTCGCCGTAGTGCGGACCGTCGTTGGCGACCATGGGCATGAAGGTGCCCTTCTGCACGTTCTGGCTGCCGACCTTCTGGATTTCGTACTTCACGACCAGGTAGGGCACCCACTCGCCTTCAGGGAAGCCCGTCTTGTTGCCGGCGGTGGCGTGAATGTCGGCCTCAAGGTGCACATCCGAATCCTTGGCCGGACGCATCATCCCGGGGGGGTCCATTTCGATCGGCTGCAGGTATACCGCGCCGATTTCCATGCCGCCCTTTTCCACCGGCTTGCCGATGGGGTATTCGGCCGCGTTCGCGGCGGAAACGCTCAGGGCGACGATGGCCAGGGCCAAGGCTTTCTTGATCATGTGCATAATCCTTGAGTCACGAATGAGACGACGGCTCTTAAAATACAAACAAGAACCGTTTTCATTAATGTAACCAAATCAACTGACAGAACCCTGAACCTCGGGCCAGGGAAATCTGCGGATCATTGCGTTTGATCAAGCGGTGAAAGAGGTGCGGCCCCGGATGACTCAGAGCCCGAGAAACTTGAACGGCGCCGAGGGCTGGAAGTCGCGCGTGGCGTCGCCCGCAAACGTGTGGCGCTGATCCGGCCCCAGGTCCAGCTTCAGCACCTTGCCGCTTTCCGGGCTGAAATCGAGGGCCTTCAGATCCACCCAGAACGTGTTGGGCGTCAGGGCCGACTCAAAAAAATACAGTTTGCGCTGGTGGTCGAAAACGGTGCGCCAGCGGGTGGACGAGATATTGGGCTGTCCGGGCGTACTGATGCCGTAGGGTACGGAGACGTTGCGTATCACGCTGAAGACGCTGGCCAGCGCCTTGTTGGGATCGGGATCCTTGGGGATGGCGTTGATGTAGAACGATGCCCGCACGAAACGATCGGCCGCGCGGTTGGTGCCCGGCAACATGGTAGTGCCGCCGATCTGCTGCCAATAGGCATCGAGCGCGAGCTGCTGTTCGAACTGAGGCGAGTTGGTCATCACCTGGTAATCGCGGCTGTGGTGGATCACCTGGCGTCCGCCGATGTATTCGACGATGGCGCTGTCGCCGCTGGCGTCCGAGATCGACAGGTGCAGCGTCGTCAGGCGGTCCTCGCCGGGCACGTTGTCCGAGACGATGGTGTAGGGTTCCTGCTCCAGCGCGGCCACGGCTTCCTTGACGGTGGCGTAGTTGTCCAGCACGTACTGCGCCCACGCCGCGATGGTCAGGCCGGGCTTGCCCTTCGCGTCGAATTGCGGGTACTGCGATTCGGCCAACCACAGCAGATTGGCGCTCAGGCCCGCTTCGTTCACACCGTCGGTGGTGGAGACGTCATACCCGGACGTGACCACGCTGCCGTAGCGCGAAGTCCAGCGCAGGGAGTTCGGGCCGGCCTCGCCGCTGCGCGCCATGCCGCGCGGCAATACCCACAGGTTGCTGGTGATGTCGTTCTTCCAGTCCATGGAGCGCGCGGTAACGACCTGCTGGTTGGCGCCATGGAAAACCACGCGCGTGCAAGCCCAAGCGGCGGGCGACGCGGACACGGCCGTCAAGCCGGCCAATGCCGCGCAGGCCAAGCGGGAAAACGCCTTGTTCAGTCTCATGCTTGCACTCCTGGGGTCGGTTCTTTTGCATGCCGCGCGAGCAAAAGGCCGCGCGCGATGATGAAAAAACACCCCAAGAACCGGATCTCCGTCCGGCTTTTGGGGTGTTGATCGATGAGGCGCGCGCCTGGCGCGGCCCCGCCGTTACTTGCGTCCGGGACCTTGCGTGCCGCCGGGCGTGAACGGGAAGGTCGAGAACATGGCGCGGGTCTGATCCTGCATCTGGTCCTGCATCTGCACGAACAGATTCTTGCTCTGGTCGATGTAGTTGTTCATCATGTTCTGCAGCATGGGCGTCTGCACGTTCATGAACTGGGTCCAGGCCTCGGGGCCGAACTGGCTGCCGTACAGGCCCTTGGACTGTTCCGCCATGCGTTGCTGGATTTCCATGAAGGCCTGGATGTTCTTTTCCAGGTAGGAACCCATGATGCCCTGCATGGCATGGCCGTAGAAACGGATGATCTGCGACAGCATGTTCGACGAGAACATGGGCATGCCGCCGCTTTCCTCTTCAAGGATGATCTGCAGCAGGATGCTGCGCGTCAGGTCTTCGCTGCTCTTGGCATCGACCACCTGGAATTCTTCGTTTGCCAGGACCAGTTGCTTGACATCTGCCAGGGTGATGTAGGTGCTGGTCCGGGTGTCGTACAGGCGACGGTTGGGGTACTTTTTAATCAGGCGCAGGCTGGCGCCGGTTTGTGCTTGCGTCATGGTTGTCCCCGGATCGGGCGATCTCTAAGGCTTCGGATAGGGTTAGTGTAATCCGGAGGGCCCTCTCCCCGAGGCCCTCCGGCGCCGACGGGCCGCCCGCTGGCGGTCCGCGATGGGTCAGCCCATGTGCAGGCCGCCATTGAGCGAGAAGTCCGCGCCCGTCGAAAAACCGGACTCGTCCGAGGCCAGCCACGACGTCATGGACGCGATTTCTTCCGGCGTGCCAAGGCGGCGCACCGGAATGGTGGCGACGATCTTTTCCAGCACGTCGGGGCGGATGGCGCGAACCATGTCGGTGCCGATGTAGCCGGGCGAGATCGTGTTGACGGTGACGCCCTTGCTGGCGACTTCCTGGGCCAGCGCCATGGTGAAGCCATGGATGCCGGCCTTGGCGGTCGAATAGTTCGTCTGGCCGAACTGGCCTTTCTGCCCGTTCACCGAGCTGATGTTGATGATGCGCCCCCACTGGCGTTCGACCATGCCGTCGATCACCTGTTTGGTCACATTGAACAAGCTGTTCAGGTTGGTGTCGATGACCGCGCGCCAATCGTCCGCGCTCATCTTGCGGAACAGACCATCGCGGGTAATGCCCGCGTTGTTGACCAGCACGTCGACCGGGCCCAGCTCCTTCGTGACCCGTTCGAAGGCTTCCACCGTGGAGTCCCAATCGGACACGTTGCCCACGGATGCGTAGAACGTGTAGCCCTGCGCTGCCTGCTCATCCAGCCATTGCTGGTAGTTGCGGCTGGGGCCGCAACCTGCCACCACGCGAAAGCCATCCTTGGCCAAGCGCTGGCAAATAGAGGTGCCGATACCGCCCATCCCGCCTGTTACGTAAGCCAGTTTTCCGCTCATTGGACTTCCTCCTGTGTGCGACGGACGCCTCGTTAATTAACCTTCTTCGCGTCTGGGCCTAACCGCTGGTCGCGGTTTCAGGCTGCCCGGACTTTCACATACCTGCCAGGCGCCGGCTCTATCGGCCGGTACTTGGCATTGCCCAATTTTTCGCGCGCCTTGACCTGCTTGCCCGAGTGGCCCGACAACCAGCCGGCCCAATCGGGCCACCAGCTGCCCGGCGTCTCGACGGCCTGCGCGAACCATGTGTTCGGATCGCCAGGCAGATGATGGCCTGACTGTTCAAGCTTGTCAGCCGCCCAATAGCTGCGGCGCTTCTTCGCCGGAGGGTTGACCACGCCAGCGATGTGGCCGGATGCCCCCAGCACGAAGCGCTGCGGTCCGCGCAGCACCTGGGTCGACGCATACGCCGAGACCCAGGGCACGATATGGTCCTCGCGTGACCCGAAGATGTACGCTGGCATTTCCAGGCGCGTCAGGTCCAGCGGCAGGCCCGCGGCATGCGCGCGGCCCGGTACCTTGAGGTTGTTCTCCAGGTAGGTATTGCGGAAGTACCAGGAGAAGAACGGGCCAGGCAAATTGGTGCTGTCGCCATTCCAGAACAACAGGTCGAACGCGGGCGGCTTCTGGCCTTTCAGATAGTTGCCGACCACATAATTCCAGACCAGCTCGTTGGGCCGCAGGAACGAGAACGTGGTGGCGAGATCGCGCCCGGGCATCAGCCCGCCCTGCCCCAATTGGTGGTCGCGCAGCAGCGCGTGGGCCTCGTCGACGAAGACGTTCAGGATGCCGGTATCGTGGAAATCCAGCAGCGAGGTCAGCAGCGTCAGCGATGCGACCGGATGCTCGCCGCGCGCCTCGGCCAGGGCCAGCGCGGAAGCCAGCATCGTGCCGCCCACGCAGAAGCCCAGCGCATTGACCTGCGGCTGTTTGGTGATGTCGCTGGCAACGCGCAGCGCCTGCAACACAGCGTCGTCCAGATAATCGGACCAAGTCGCGCGGTCCACGCCATCGGTGTCGCTGGACACCGGATTGCGCCAGGAAATCAGGAACACCGTAAAGCCCTGGTCCACCGCGTGCCGCACGAAGGAATTTTCGGGCTGCAGGTCCAGGATGTAGAACTTGTTGATGTTCGGCGGCACGATGACCAGCGGCCGTTCGTGCACGGTGGCGGTCGACGGCGCGTACTGGATGAGCTGGAACAACCGGTTTTCGAACACCACTTCGCCCGGCGTCACGGCGACGTTGCGGCCGATCTCGAACTGCGATTCGTCGGTCTGCGTGATGCGGCCTTTCTTGACGTCGCCCAGCAGATTGGCCAGCCCTTCGTTGAGCGCGCGGCCGGCGCTTTCGACGATGGATTGCTGGGCATCCGGGTTCAGCGCCAGGAAGTTCGACGGCGACAGCGCGTCGACCCATTGCATGATCGAAAAACGCAGGCGGTCGCGCATGGGCTCGCTGACTTGGGCCGCGTCGACCATGCGCGACATGGCGCGGGCCGACAGCAGATAGGTATGCGCCAGCAACAGATGCGAATGATTGGAGGCCCAGGCATCGCCCGAAAAACGGCGGTCTGGCGGCGGCGCAAGCGCGCCACGGCGGGCGTCATCGCAAAGGCGCTGCCACTCGCGGGAGAATTCGGCCTGAATGTCGGCCAGGACTTCCGGTGCCACGCTCACCGGAATGGGCCCTGCGGAGAGATTGGCATTCACTTCGACACCTTGTTATCGAAACTACGCGATTGATGTTGCATTCCGGGTCCGGGACTGTCAATGCGGGTATACAAGGAGGCCTGACAGGGTATGACGCAAGGCCGGCTGCGGGCCTTGCGCCAGATCAAACCGGGCCTAGCCAGGCCAGCAAAGCCATGCGTCCGGTTTCGCCGTCGCGGCGGTACGAGAAGAACCGATCCGCCCCCTCCACCGTGCACATCCCGCTCAAGGACACTTCTTGTACCCCGGCGCGGCGCAGGCGGAAATCAGCCAATCCGGCGAGGTCGGCCAGCCATTTTCCGGAAATGCCCGGCCGCGGCGTGAAGTACCGCAGGGTCGCGGGATCGTCCTTGGAGAAGGCGTCCAGCACGTCCTGGCCGACTTCGAACGCCTGCGGGCCGATGCCTGGCCCGACCCAGGCACGCCAGCCCGAGGC
The sequence above is drawn from the Achromobacter xylosoxidans genome and encodes:
- a CDS encoding CsbD family protein — its product is MNNDIIAGKWKQLTGKAKAAWGELTDDELTRTEGNAERLAGLIQERYGKTKEQAEKEVRDFFDRNP
- a CDS encoding DUF1328 domain-containing protein produces the protein MLHYAVVFFVIAIIAAVLGFGGIAAGAAGIAKILFFVFLVLALLSILGGAFRKK
- a CDS encoding BON domain-containing protein; amino-acid sequence: MEFRKLIAAAALGTGAVFTSMAFAADDGKPKQSVGEYASDATVTTKVKAAIVADKQLSALDIAVETNAGVTKLTGTVGTAAEADHAATVARGVEGVKQVMNNIKVDPAKNKK
- a CDS encoding PhzF family phenazine biosynthesis protein — protein: MASYAFRLLNVFASSTFSGNQLCVFEDARGMDDATMLNLAAQFNLSETTFILPSDKAAARVRIFTPGFEMKFAGHPTIGTSQVVRDLRQTGDALTLEFAAGVVPVTARGDAWTFTAPCPDGVRTAAPALERGEIASLLGLDASDLLDDPIWLDTGADQLLVPLASVDAVRRVAPDASRLDRWQANSLGRKVMYAYAFDDERQQDGRQVVVARYFYAKAGGGVNEDAGTGSACANLGGWLLHQKRPLPASILVEQGDQMGRPCRLLLDVQADGRIQVGGRALEIGRGVVNI
- a CDS encoding 4Fe-4S binding protein, translating into MAAALGRATSRIADFLRDHAPLLRKLQWGIVAIYAFLLIVPAILPLPDNAASVFNNLTIVAQFAFWGVWWPFVLISMPILGRAWCGWLCPEGMLTEWASERGQGHAIPKWMRWGGWPFVAFALTTVYGQLVSVYQYPLAVLAVLGGSTVAAMIVGWRYGRSKRVWCKYLCPVNGVFNLLAKLAPWHFKVDEEKWRHPVIRIEPINCAPLVPLRHMKGAGDCHVCGRCSGYRGAIELTPRSPEEEIVHVTHGDPWQTALLCFGLMGIAIGAFLWSASPWYVTAKQWAATWLVEHDIMWPLLDNAPWFILTHYPEVNDSFSWLDGAGILMFVVGATICVGGASFLSLWIADRLAPAAPVEGEPATRWGRPGLHKLAQALIPSAGIGVFLGLSATTVNLLKHEGMQAAWAAPVRFTLLSLAVLWTLRLFARLLKPRQASGWRKGLAWLVLAAGLAPFCLAWVLFFAVW
- a CDS encoding FTR1 family protein — its product is MEQVLFIVWRESVEAMLVVGILYTWLRSTPEGKRGLNYLWGGVAAGLALAVALALVLLGVSTWLSDEGQEWFQAIMSLAACALVVQMVVWMKKHGRTLKGELEGGARASVANDNWWGLFVLVAIAVAREGSETVVFLYGTVSAGEGGSDMLMLALAGVAGFAVALLTFWLLQLGGKLITWRRFFRVTEILLLLLAGSLLVGGLDHLISLDVLPTIVDPVWDSSWLLSDSTGVGKILADFAGYRALPALSSVLLWAAYWIIVWALLRWVGGKPAGAAAAARSAS
- a CDS encoding cupredoxin domain-containing protein: MRSLLRVAAALLIGLAGLAGAASAQADELPTFTLTFKPNGTFEPATLEVPAGRFKIELINESNEPVEFESIPLRKEKVLGPGVKSFVVITISRPGEYPFFDDFHQSVKGTLVVKPKE
- a CDS encoding iron transporter, whose translation is MIKKALALAIVALSVSAANAAEYPIGKPVEKGGMEIGAVYLQPIEMDPPGMMRPAKDSDVHLEADIHATAGNKTGFPEGEWVPYLVVKYEIQKVGSQNVQKGTFMPMVANDGPHYGENIKLEGPGKYKLKYTILPPTEDKMSHFGRHIDKETGVGPWFEPFDLEYEFVYAGTGKKGGY
- a CDS encoding linear amide C-N hydrolase; the protein is MRLNKAFSRLACAALAGLTAVSASPAAWACTRVVFHGANQQVVTARSMDWKNDITSNLWVLPRGMARSGEAGPNSLRWTSRYGSVVTSGYDVSTTDGVNEAGLSANLLWLAESQYPQFDAKGKPGLTIAAWAQYVLDNYATVKEAVAALEQEPYTIVSDNVPGEDRLTTLHLSISDASGDSAIVEYIGGRQVIHHSRDYQVMTNSPQFEQQLALDAYWQQIGGTTMLPGTNRAADRFVRASFYINAIPKDPDPNKALASVFSVIRNVSVPYGISTPGQPNISSTRWRTVFDHQRKLYFFESALTPNTFWVDLKALDFSPESGKVLKLDLGPDQRHTFAGDATRDFQPSAPFKFLGL
- the phaR gene encoding polyhydroxyalkanoate synthesis repressor PhaR, producing MTQAQTGASLRLIKKYPNRRLYDTRTSTYITLADVKQLVLANEEFQVVDAKSSEDLTRSILLQIILEEESGGMPMFSSNMLSQIIRFYGHAMQGIMGSYLEKNIQAFMEIQQRMAEQSKGLYGSQFGPEAWTQFMNVQTPMLQNMMNNYIDQSKNLFVQMQDQMQDQTRAMFSTFPFTPGGTQGPGRK
- the phbB gene encoding acetoacetyl-CoA reductase — its product is MSGKLAYVTGGMGGIGTSICQRLAKDGFRVVAGCGPSRNYQQWLDEQAAQGYTFYASVGNVSDWDSTVEAFERVTKELGPVDVLVNNAGITRDGLFRKMSADDWRAVIDTNLNSLFNVTKQVIDGMVERQWGRIINISSVNGQKGQFGQTNYSTAKAGIHGFTMALAQEVASKGVTVNTISPGYIGTDMVRAIRPDVLEKIVATIPVRRLGTPEEIASMTSWLASDESGFSTGADFSLNGGLHMG
- the phaC gene encoding class I poly(R)-hydroxyalkanoic acid synthase translates to MNANLSAGPIPVSVAPEVLADIQAEFSREWQRLCDDARRGALAPPPDRRFSGDAWASNHSHLLLAHTYLLSARAMSRMVDAAQVSEPMRDRLRFSIMQWVDALSPSNFLALNPDAQQSIVESAGRALNEGLANLLGDVKKGRITQTDESQFEIGRNVAVTPGEVVFENRLFQLIQYAPSTATVHERPLVIVPPNINKFYILDLQPENSFVRHAVDQGFTVFLISWRNPVSSDTDGVDRATWSDYLDDAVLQALRVASDITKQPQVNALGFCVGGTMLASALALAEARGEHPVASLTLLTSLLDFHDTGILNVFVDEAHALLRDHQLGQGGLMPGRDLATTFSFLRPNELVWNYVVGNYLKGQKPPAFDLLFWNGDSTNLPGPFFSWYFRNTYLENNLKVPGRAHAAGLPLDLTRLEMPAYIFGSREDHIVPWVSAYASTQVLRGPQRFVLGASGHIAGVVNPPAKKRRSYWAADKLEQSGHHLPGDPNTWFAQAVETPGSWWPDWAGWLSGHSGKQVKAREKLGNAKYRPIEPAPGRYVKVRAA